A region from the Nonlabens sp. YIK11 genome encodes:
- a CDS encoding zinc ribbon domain-containing protein, translating into MAKKTEATVEDKLRELYDLQLIDSRIDEIRNVRGELPLEVEDLEDEVEGLKTRLAKLDTHLEELNEQIKGKKNLIEEAKTLIKKYSEQQKNVRNNREFNSLSKEIEFQELEMELAEKHIREFKAQIEQQNEVIAESKERLETRADHLKHKQAELKEILKETEKEEQALIKMSNEHAESIEPRLMKAYARIRKNVKNGLAVVPIERGASGGSYFTIPPQVQVEIASRKKIITDEHSGRILVDAALAHEQAEKMSATFEKI; encoded by the coding sequence ATGGCAAAAAAGACCGAGGCAACTGTAGAAGACAAGTTAAGAGAACTTTACGACCTACAATTAATCGATTCTAGAATTGATGAGATACGCAACGTTCGTGGGGAATTACCTCTAGAAGTTGAAGATCTTGAAGATGAAGTGGAAGGATTGAAGACACGTCTTGCAAAACTAGACACGCATCTAGAAGAGCTTAATGAGCAGATCAAGGGCAAGAAAAATTTGATTGAAGAGGCAAAGACCTTGATCAAAAAATATTCTGAGCAACAAAAAAACGTTCGTAACAATCGTGAGTTCAACTCTTTATCCAAAGAAATTGAATTCCAAGAATTGGAAATGGAACTGGCTGAAAAGCACATACGTGAATTCAAAGCACAGATTGAGCAACAAAACGAAGTCATTGCAGAAAGCAAAGAGCGTCTTGAAACTCGTGCAGATCACTTAAAGCACAAGCAAGCAGAACTTAAGGAAATCCTTAAAGAGACTGAAAAAGAAGAGCAAGCTCTTATCAAAATGTCTAACGAGCATGCAGAAAGCATTGAGCCAAGACTTATGAAAGCCTATGCTCGTATCAGAAAGAATGTAAAGAACGGCCTTGCTGTTGTGCCTATTGAAAGAGGTGCCTCTGGTGGTTCTTACTTTACCATTCCACCACAGGTTCAAGTTGAAATAGCATCTCGCAAGAAGATCATCACTGATGAGCACTCTGGAAGAATTCTTGTTGACGCTGCACTTGCCCATGAGCAGGCAGAAAAAATGAGCGCCACATTTGAAAAGATCTAA
- a CDS encoding Nif3-like dinuclear metal center hexameric protein, with the protein MKIKDITDHIEQLAPLHYAQDFDNVGLLVGEYTTQVTGVLITLDCLESVVQEAVEKKCNLIVTFHPIIFSGLKHLKPTDYVRRAVLKAIKHDIAIYATHTALDMAYGGVSYRMAQELKLQNVETLVPERSVIKKLQIHVPETHKNNLQEALFMAGAGQLGNYSECSFSITGTGTFKGNEHSNPALGSPGVREEASEVLLEMTYLPHLERSVLSAMKEHHPYEEVSYSIQTLENEYARIGMGTVGELEQPLASDEFLKLVKTTFNAGVVRSSLSRKRNIHKVALLGGSGSFAIKDAINKGADAYITADLKYHDFFQGENILLCDVGHYESEQFTKNLLQEYISEKFSSFAILCAQTQTNPVNYT; encoded by the coding sequence ATGAAAATCAAGGATATTACAGACCATATTGAACAATTGGCACCGCTACACTATGCGCAGGATTTTGATAATGTTGGATTGCTGGTTGGAGAATACACAACTCAGGTTACCGGTGTTTTGATCACCTTGGACTGCCTAGAGAGTGTGGTGCAGGAAGCGGTAGAAAAAAAATGCAACTTGATCGTCACCTTTCATCCCATCATCTTTTCTGGCTTAAAGCATCTCAAACCTACCGATTATGTGAGGCGAGCGGTTCTTAAAGCCATCAAACACGACATTGCCATATATGCGACACACACAGCATTAGACATGGCCTATGGTGGCGTGAGCTATCGCATGGCGCAAGAGTTGAAACTTCAAAACGTTGAGACCCTAGTCCCAGAAAGATCAGTGATCAAAAAACTGCAGATTCATGTTCCAGAAACTCATAAAAACAACCTTCAAGAAGCCTTATTTATGGCTGGCGCTGGGCAATTGGGAAATTATAGCGAGTGTAGCTTTAGCATTACAGGAACCGGAACCTTCAAGGGAAACGAGCACAGTAACCCAGCGTTGGGCTCTCCAGGTGTTAGAGAAGAGGCCAGCGAGGTCCTTCTGGAAATGACATATCTGCCGCATCTGGAACGATCGGTCTTGAGCGCAATGAAGGAGCACCATCCTTATGAAGAGGTCTCCTACTCCATCCAGACGCTAGAAAACGAGTACGCTAGAATCGGTATGGGAACCGTTGGAGAATTGGAACAACCACTAGCCAGCGATGAATTTTTAAAACTCGTAAAGACAACGTTTAACGCTGGTGTGGTGAGAAGTTCGCTTTCGCGAAAGCGAAACATCCATAAAGTAGCTTTATTAGGCGGTTCTGGCTCCTTTGCCATTAAAGATGCCATCAATAAAGGTGCAGATGCGTATATCACCGCAGACCTGAAATATCACGACTTTTTCCAAGGCGAAAACATCTTACTTTGCGACGTGGGACACTATGAAAGTGAGCAGTTCACAAAAAACCTATTGCAGGAATATATTAGCGAGAAATTTAGTAGTTTTGCAATCCTTTGCGCACAGACGCAAACAAACCCTGTAAATTACACATAG
- the lpxK gene encoding tetraacyldisaccharide 4'-kinase: MTGLRFLLYPFSILYDGVTGLRNYGFDKGWINATSFEIPIIAVGNLSTGGTGKSPMVEYLVRQHAGHKTAVLSRGYGRSSKGYLEVFESSKATEVGDEPLQFKLKFRDQLIVSVCEKRVDGIKRLLEDYHLDLIILDDAFQHRYVKASHYVLLTDYSQPYFNDALLPAGNLRESKAGADRAQSIIVTKCLDGLTEAEMNSIKERIKPKDYQKVYFSKISYSDQAIGKHHELALSSLKGKDVKVITGIAKPEYFIRFLENFANIQHLKFPDHYNFKASDLDGLQKDDIILTTEKDYVRLKEFNLENLYYVGITTVFIGEEPRINISGSW; encoded by the coding sequence ATGACAGGCCTGCGATTTTTGTTGTATCCGTTTTCGATTCTTTATGATGGTGTTACCGGCTTGCGCAACTACGGTTTTGATAAAGGCTGGATCAACGCTACATCATTTGAAATTCCCATCATCGCCGTAGGTAATCTAAGTACTGGTGGCACTGGCAAGTCTCCTATGGTGGAATACCTCGTAAGGCAGCATGCTGGCCATAAAACCGCTGTCCTAAGTCGTGGTTATGGTCGTAGTTCTAAAGGTTATTTAGAAGTTTTTGAATCTAGTAAGGCGACAGAGGTAGGTGATGAACCTTTGCAGTTCAAACTGAAATTTAGGGATCAATTGATAGTTTCGGTTTGTGAAAAACGCGTGGATGGTATCAAACGACTTTTAGAAGATTATCATTTAGATCTCATTATACTGGATGATGCTTTCCAACATCGATATGTCAAGGCGTCCCATTATGTGCTATTGACAGATTACAGCCAGCCATACTTCAATGATGCACTGTTGCCTGCTGGTAATCTAAGGGAATCCAAAGCTGGAGCCGATCGTGCGCAAAGCATCATTGTTACAAAATGTCTAGATGGACTCACTGAAGCTGAAATGAATTCCATTAAGGAACGAATCAAGCCAAAAGACTATCAGAAAGTTTATTTTTCAAAAATCTCTTATAGTGATCAAGCTATCGGGAAGCATCATGAACTAGCCTTGTCTAGTCTAAAGGGAAAAGATGTCAAGGTGATTACAGGAATAGCAAAACCAGAATACTTCATTCGATTTCTAGAAAACTTTGCGAATATTCAGCATTTGAAATTCCCAGATCATTATAATTTCAAAGCTTCAGATCTGGATGGTCTTCAAAAAGATGACATTATTCTCACCACCGAAAAGGATTACGTGAGACTCAAAGAATTTAATCTGGAAAATTTATACTACGTGGGAATCACTACCGTCTTCATAGGTGAAGAGCCTCGGATTAATATATCTGGTAGTTGGTAA
- a CDS encoding ATP-binding protein: MAQDTDSRLSQEGQQIAVDAMLERANLELQSNRFAEAQKTLQAAMEIASDSAIHLRTQVVEANFFIYTGQLDEAQKNVDRLKSQIPLTSDFYIDLLLIQADIHIRKKEYLLADEILKTINIALTKSQDSTNALKARYLSANLNLSTANYTEALEIYKDIIPKLREQSLFYFESKATFNLAETNFEKGDYDSANEVVEQAISKASSYGFTGILLSCYYLKASIEKGLGNFEQAVIFLEKYQQLKESQSNDTNSLATSAASIDKVGELKKELLAKDQLIADQDTKLKGRGMQNILFFVLLTLMSLLTMSLFKNNKLRAKSNQTLEGKNSALMDERDRAQDAAKIKADFLSTITHELRTPMYAVTGLTHLLLETEPRHDQREHLETLQSSGEYLLSLIDNILDFNKLEANKVELEQIPFDLKKRVEDITTSLTNQAKDQGNSLSLEFDSRIPSRIKGDPVKMSQILINLVGNAIKFTKNGNVWIRVDQVKQVEDRCLIHFEVEDNGKGISEEKQQDIFNNFTQEGSSTTREYGGTGLGLAIVKNLVSLMGSQIVLDSKIGRGSIFSFDLWFELPDTNKFYEDKNLKIYETETEEDYPEYKKPVRSPKTPKEDKTASIEKTEKIEPVTAEENKAPQNQEDAAKKETQESSEGKNNDVIGLKKATPIELISKKILIVEDNKINQMITRKILEGKNFDCDIANNGIEALGKIKENTYDLVLMDIHMPGMDGKQCTREVRKFDRELPIIALTAVTLDESEKEFYEIGFDDIIPKPFKMDEFFEKIQKAFTNYQIY, from the coding sequence ATGGCGCAGGATACAGACAGCAGGCTATCTCAGGAAGGCCAGCAAATCGCTGTTGATGCCATGCTGGAGCGCGCAAATCTTGAACTACAAAGCAACCGTTTTGCCGAAGCCCAGAAAACACTGCAGGCCGCCATGGAAATTGCAAGTGACTCTGCCATCCATCTAAGGACACAGGTCGTTGAGGCGAACTTCTTTATATATACGGGACAATTAGACGAGGCTCAAAAAAATGTGGATCGTCTTAAAAGTCAGATACCGCTAACGTCAGATTTTTATATAGATCTACTTCTTATCCAAGCGGATATTCACATTAGAAAAAAAGAATATCTCCTAGCTGATGAGATTTTGAAGACGATCAATATTGCGTTGACAAAATCCCAGGACAGCACGAATGCACTTAAGGCTCGATACTTATCGGCTAATTTGAATTTAAGTACTGCCAACTATACGGAAGCACTAGAAATCTACAAGGATATCATTCCCAAACTACGTGAGCAAAGTTTATTCTACTTTGAGTCTAAAGCCACCTTTAACCTTGCGGAAACGAATTTTGAAAAAGGTGACTATGATAGTGCCAACGAGGTTGTGGAGCAAGCTATTTCTAAAGCAAGTAGTTATGGATTTACAGGTATATTACTTAGCTGCTATTATTTAAAAGCGTCCATTGAAAAAGGATTGGGCAACTTTGAACAAGCGGTGATATTCCTAGAGAAATATCAGCAACTTAAAGAAAGTCAATCCAACGATACCAATTCACTAGCAACCAGCGCAGCATCCATTGATAAAGTAGGTGAGCTTAAAAAAGAGCTTTTAGCAAAAGACCAACTTATAGCAGATCAAGATACTAAATTGAAGGGTCGTGGGATGCAGAACATCCTGTTTTTTGTATTGCTAACGCTCATGTCTTTATTGACCATGTCCTTATTTAAGAACAATAAGCTAAGAGCAAAAAGTAATCAAACTCTAGAAGGCAAGAACTCTGCGCTTATGGATGAACGTGATAGAGCGCAAGATGCTGCCAAAATAAAAGCAGATTTCTTATCTACTATTACTCACGAACTGCGTACACCTATGTATGCCGTTACCGGTTTGACGCACTTATTATTAGAGACTGAACCTAGACATGATCAAAGAGAGCATCTAGAAACGCTTCAATCTTCAGGTGAATATCTATTATCATTGATCGACAATATTCTGGACTTCAATAAACTAGAAGCCAATAAAGTCGAGCTGGAGCAGATTCCGTTTGACCTTAAAAAGCGAGTGGAAGACATTACGACGTCTCTAACTAATCAAGCTAAGGATCAAGGAAACAGCCTAAGCCTAGAATTTGACAGTAGAATCCCAAGTCGTATTAAAGGTGATCCTGTTAAGATGTCTCAAATTCTTATCAACCTTGTGGGCAACGCCATCAAGTTCACCAAAAACGGTAATGTTTGGATTAGAGTGGATCAGGTAAAACAAGTTGAGGATAGATGCCTTATTCACTTTGAAGTAGAGGATAATGGTAAAGGAATATCTGAAGAGAAACAACAAGACATCTTTAATAACTTTACTCAGGAGGGTTCCAGTACCACAAGAGAATATGGTGGTACCGGTCTAGGATTAGCCATTGTTAAAAACCTTGTGAGCCTAATGGGTAGTCAGATCGTGTTGGATAGTAAAATAGGAAGAGGTAGTATTTTCTCTTTTGATCTTTGGTTTGAGCTACCAGATACCAATAAGTTTTATGAAGATAAAAACTTAAAGATCTACGAAACTGAAACAGAAGAAGATTATCCAGAGTACAAGAAACCAGTAAGATCTCCTAAGACTCCAAAAGAAGATAAAACCGCTTCCATCGAGAAGACGGAAAAAATAGAACCAGTTACTGCCGAAGAAAATAAAGCACCACAGAATCAAGAAGACGCTGCCAAAAAAGAAACCCAAGAATCATCAGAAGGTAAAAACAACGATGTTATAGGCCTCAAAAAAGCCACTCCTATTGAACTTATCTCTAAGAAAATTCTGATCGTTGAGGACAACAAGATCAACCAAATGATCACTCGCAAGATTCTTGAAGGAAAGAATTTTGACTGTGACATTGCAAATAACGGGATTGAGGCATTAGGTAAGATCAAGGAGAATACATATGATCTAGTTTTGATGGACATACACATGCCAGGCATGGATGGTAAGCAGTGTACTCGTGAAGTACGCAAGTTTGATCGTGAGCTCCCAATTATCGCCCTTACCGCTGTGACGCTGGATGAATCAGAGAAAGAATTCTATGAGATAGGGTTTGACGATATCATTCCTAAACCATTTAAAATGGATGAATTCTTTGAAAAGATCCAAAAGGCTTTTACCAACTACCAGATATATTAA
- the gap gene encoding type I glyceraldehyde-3-phosphate dehydrogenase yields the protein MIQVAINGFGRIGRTFLRTTLLNPQVNVVAINDLASIEVMAHLFKYDSIHGVLPNEVTHDQDHLIIDGNKIRFTHHSSLDQLQWNGVDVVIESTGKFKSVADLNKHLTAGAGKVILSAPAVDDAIKTVVLGVNDHILEKSDRIVSNASCTTNNAAPMIKVLDELCGVEQAYITTVHSYTTDQSLHDQPHRDLRRARAAGQSIVPTTTGAAKALTKIFPHLSDVIGGCGIRVPVPNGSLTDMTINVKQEVTIDQVNDAFIAFAKANPSTFSYTDVPLVSIDISGSPFSCIYDSQMTSVIGKLVKIIGWYDNESGYSNRLLDLVVRLDSLNKS from the coding sequence ATGATACAGGTTGCCATAAATGGCTTTGGACGCATAGGCCGTACGTTTTTACGCACCACACTATTGAATCCACAAGTCAACGTTGTGGCAATCAATGATCTTGCCTCTATTGAAGTCATGGCGCACCTTTTTAAGTATGATTCTATTCATGGAGTCCTACCTAATGAAGTGACCCATGATCAGGATCATTTGATTATCGATGGCAACAAGATCAGGTTCACGCATCATTCCTCTTTAGACCAACTCCAATGGAACGGCGTTGATGTGGTCATAGAATCGACAGGCAAGTTCAAATCTGTTGCAGACCTTAACAAACATCTTACTGCAGGTGCAGGAAAAGTTATTTTGAGTGCACCAGCCGTAGACGATGCTATTAAAACGGTGGTTTTAGGAGTGAATGACCACATCCTTGAAAAATCAGACCGCATTGTTTCCAATGCCAGTTGTACGACTAATAATGCCGCGCCTATGATCAAGGTTCTCGATGAACTTTGTGGCGTCGAGCAGGCATATATCACAACGGTGCACAGCTACACGACTGACCAAAGTCTACACGATCAACCTCATAGAGATTTAAGGCGTGCCCGCGCAGCTGGACAATCCATAGTGCCTACCACTACCGGTGCCGCAAAGGCGCTTACCAAAATCTTTCCTCATTTGAGTGATGTCATAGGTGGTTGCGGTATACGTGTACCGGTTCCCAATGGCAGCCTGACAGACATGACCATCAATGTAAAGCAGGAAGTTACCATTGATCAAGTGAATGATGCTTTTATCGCTTTCGCGAAAGCGAACCCATCCACCTTTAGTTATACCGATGTACCGTTAGTTTCTATCGATATATCGGGATCTCCTTTTTCATGTATTTATGATAGTCAGATGACTTCGGTCATCGGGAAATTAGTAAAGATTATAGGCTGGTACGATAATGAAAGTGGATATTCCAACCGACTTCTAGATCTTGTGGTGAGATTAGATAGCTTGAACAAAAGTTAA
- the lipA gene encoding lipoyl synthase yields MNTAETSVAPPKGKPKWLRVKLPVGQKYKELRGVVDKYDLHTICTSGSCPNMGECWTEGTATFMILGNTCTRSCGFCGVKTGRPEDVDWAEPEKVARSIKLMNIKHAVLTSVDRDDLKDMGSIIWKETVAAVRRMNPTTTLETLIPDFQGVTRNIDRIVAANPEVVSHNMETVKRLTREVRIQAKYERSLEVLRYLKQEGINRTKSGIMLGLGEQESEVIQTMEDLRDNNVDVVTIGQYLQPSKKHLPVKEFITPDQFKKYETLGLEMGFRHVESGALVRSSYKAHKHIL; encoded by the coding sequence ATGAATACAGCAGAAACAAGCGTTGCGCCACCTAAGGGAAAACCAAAATGGTTGCGCGTCAAATTGCCGGTAGGTCAGAAATATAAAGAGTTGCGCGGTGTGGTCGATAAGTACGATCTACACACGATATGTACCTCTGGAAGTTGCCCCAATATGGGCGAATGCTGGACTGAAGGTACCGCGACATTCATGATTTTAGGGAACACCTGCACACGCTCTTGTGGTTTTTGTGGTGTGAAAACCGGCAGACCAGAAGATGTCGACTGGGCAGAGCCTGAAAAAGTTGCCCGCAGCATCAAGCTCATGAATATCAAGCATGCCGTTCTTACAAGTGTGGATCGTGATGATCTCAAGGATATGGGTAGCATCATCTGGAAAGAAACCGTTGCCGCAGTGCGACGCATGAATCCTACAACTACTCTAGAAACTTTGATCCCAGATTTCCAAGGAGTGACTAGAAATATTGACCGCATCGTGGCCGCAAATCCAGAGGTGGTATCCCACAATATGGAGACCGTGAAACGACTGACTCGTGAGGTGCGCATACAGGCAAAATATGAACGTAGTCTCGAGGTGTTGAGATATTTGAAGCAAGAAGGCATCAACCGAACTAAATCAGGTATCATGCTGGGACTGGGCGAGCAAGAAAGCGAAGTCATTCAGACCATGGAAGATTTGCGAGACAATAACGTGGATGTTGTCACTATAGGACAATACCTGCAACCTTCTAAAAAGCATCTTCCTGTCAAGGAATTTATAACACCAGATCAATTCAAGAAATACGAGACTCTAGGCCTGGAAATGGGCTTTAGACACGTGGAAAGTGGCGCGCTGGTTCGCAGTTCTTACAAGGCGCACAAACATATTCTATAG
- a CDS encoding glycosyltransferase yields the protein MAIGLFYVILLGCVLLNVCFYFYFSKVCFSNPATYDKNVTPVSVIVCAKNEEENLRRLVPQLLSQDHPNFEIILINDASSDDTRFVIEDFMAQHPQIKMVDVVNNETFWGNKKYALTLGIKKAVNDHLVFIDADCEPASNQWLSLISSPLKNDTTIVLGYSGYHKAKNSLLNALIRFETVLAAVQYLGYAMRGNPYMGVGRNLAYTSKQFYDVSGFMSHMKVMGGDDDLFVNEAATGNNTAVVIDSEAFTMSKPKQEWNKWWTQKKRHVQTSKLYKTRHKLSLGLFFTSQIFFFIATILGFFFGLQWEAILSLVLIRYVIVWIVMGKGLSRFRESELIPFFPLLELLLVFLQAGLFISNITHKPSRWK from the coding sequence ATGGCAATAGGTTTATTCTATGTAATCCTTTTGGGTTGTGTCCTACTCAACGTTTGCTTTTACTTTTATTTTTCCAAGGTTTGCTTTTCTAATCCAGCGACTTACGATAAGAACGTCACACCAGTATCGGTGATCGTTTGTGCAAAGAATGAAGAGGAAAATTTAAGGAGACTTGTTCCTCAACTTCTTTCTCAGGATCATCCCAATTTTGAAATCATCTTGATCAATGACGCCAGTAGCGATGATACTCGGTTTGTGATAGAAGATTTTATGGCGCAACATCCACAAATTAAAATGGTAGATGTAGTCAACAACGAGACCTTTTGGGGCAATAAAAAATATGCTTTAACCCTAGGTATAAAAAAAGCAGTCAATGACCATTTAGTCTTTATTGATGCAGACTGTGAGCCAGCAAGTAACCAGTGGCTGTCTCTAATAAGCAGTCCATTGAAGAACGATACTACCATAGTTTTGGGTTACAGCGGCTATCACAAGGCCAAAAATTCCTTACTCAACGCATTGATCCGGTTTGAAACTGTTCTTGCAGCGGTTCAGTATTTGGGCTATGCCATGAGAGGCAACCCTTATATGGGCGTGGGCCGCAATCTGGCTTATACTTCAAAACAGTTTTATGATGTGAGTGGTTTCATGAGCCATATGAAAGTAATGGGTGGCGATGACGATCTTTTTGTGAATGAAGCTGCTACTGGAAACAATACTGCAGTGGTCATTGATTCAGAGGCCTTTACCATGAGCAAGCCAAAACAAGAATGGAATAAATGGTGGACCCAGAAAAAAAGACACGTCCAGACGTCAAAACTCTATAAAACCAGACACAAGCTGAGTCTTGGGCTGTTTTTCACTTCTCAGATATTCTTTTTTATAGCCACCATCTTGGGGTTCTTTTTTGGCCTTCAGTGGGAAGCTATCCTATCGCTGGTTCTAATAAGATACGTGATCGTGTGGATCGTGATGGGGAAAGGATTATCTCGCTTTCGCGAAAGCGAACTCATTCCATTCTTCCCATTATTGGAACTATTACTGGTATTTCTTCAGGCCGGTCTATTTATCTCAAACATTACCCACAAACCTAGTCGCTGGAAGTAG
- the murB gene encoding UDP-N-acetylmuramate dehydrogenase — MEISHGYSLKKHNTFGISAFAKAYTSITTIQQLEEALAYFVGTEKFLLGGGSNMLILNDIEKPVLQINLNGIEIVKEDGNKVHLKVMAGENWHELVLYCVNNNFAGIENLALIPGNTGTAPIQNIGAYGVELKDVFVSCEVMDLETRAVKTLTKADCNFGYRDSIFKNEALGKFVITSVTLELTDLAKTNGYQLKVDYGAIKEEMQQLPGEDTIGKVAQAVINIRTSKLPDPKVIGNSGSFFKNPVIDKETYHKLVESFPDMPSYQVNDQQVKVPAGWLIDKSGFKGKRYGDAGVHDRQALVLVNHGNATGMEILSVARDIQKNVKETYGIVIETEVNLIEN; from the coding sequence ATTGAGATTTCACATGGATACTCTTTAAAAAAGCACAATACTTTTGGTATTTCCGCTTTCGCGAAAGCGTACACCTCAATAACCACCATACAACAATTAGAAGAAGCACTCGCCTATTTTGTTGGTACGGAAAAATTCTTGTTAGGTGGCGGCAGTAATATGCTTATCCTGAATGACATTGAAAAGCCGGTCCTACAGATCAATTTAAATGGGATTGAAATAGTAAAAGAGGATGGCAATAAAGTTCATTTAAAGGTGATGGCTGGTGAAAACTGGCATGAACTGGTACTCTATTGTGTCAACAATAACTTTGCAGGAATTGAAAATCTCGCTCTCATTCCAGGAAATACAGGCACTGCTCCTATCCAGAATATAGGCGCCTATGGTGTGGAGCTAAAAGACGTTTTTGTTTCTTGTGAGGTGATGGATCTGGAAACCAGAGCCGTGAAGACCTTGACTAAAGCAGACTGTAATTTTGGCTATCGCGATTCGATTTTTAAGAACGAAGCCTTAGGCAAATTTGTGATTACCTCAGTCACACTAGAGCTAACTGATCTTGCAAAAACCAATGGTTATCAACTCAAGGTCGATTATGGTGCCATCAAGGAAGAAATGCAGCAATTGCCAGGTGAAGACACTATAGGCAAAGTCGCTCAGGCGGTCATTAATATTAGGACCAGTAAACTACCAGACCCTAAAGTGATAGGCAATAGCGGCAGTTTTTTCAAAAACCCTGTCATCGATAAAGAAACCTATCATAAACTTGTCGAATCCTTTCCAGACATGCCTAGCTATCAAGTAAATGATCAACAGGTTAAAGTACCTGCTGGATGGCTGATCGATAAATCTGGTTTTAAAGGCAAACGATATGGTGATGCAGGAGTTCATGATAGACAAGCCTTAGTATTAGTCAATCACGGCAACGCTACGGGAATGGAAATCTTGAGTGTGGCAAGAGACATTCAAAAAAACGTGAAGGAAACTTATGGAATCGTCATTGAGACTGAGGTCAACCTTATAGAGAATTAG
- a CDS encoding pyridoxal phosphate-dependent aminotransferase: MPQISEKGRSMPSSPVRKLVPFAEAAKQRGTHIYQLNIGQPDIKTPKQAIDAVRQNDMTILEYSHSAGNLTYREKLISHYNKLGMDLSIDDIIVSTGGSEALLFAMGSICDYGDEVIIPEPFYANYNGFATASGVTVKPITTSIENNFALPSIAEFEKLITDKTKAILICNPGNPTGYLYTQKEMDQLAALVKKHDLFLVADEVYREFAYDGREHFSVLNQAGLENHAIMIDSVSKRYSMCGARIGCMVSKNKEVVAAAMKFAQARLSPPTFAQIAAEAALDTPQSYFDDVIQEYIERRDILISSLKKIDGVEVANPGGAFYCVAQLPVDDTDKFAQWLLESFDFEGETIMVAPAAGFYSTPGMGKNQIRIAYVLEKDSLVKAVNILEKGLKAYLS, translated from the coding sequence ATGCCACAGATATCAGAAAAAGGAAGGTCAATGCCTTCATCTCCAGTTCGTAAACTTGTCCCATTTGCAGAAGCTGCAAAACAGCGAGGAACACACATCTACCAGCTTAACATAGGCCAGCCAGATATTAAAACGCCTAAGCAAGCCATTGATGCGGTTAGACAAAATGATATGACCATCCTTGAATATAGTCATAGTGCAGGGAACTTAACTTACAGAGAAAAGTTGATATCTCATTACAATAAATTAGGCATGGACCTTTCCATCGATGACATCATCGTTTCCACCGGTGGTAGCGAAGCGTTGTTGTTTGCCATGGGAAGCATTTGCGATTACGGCGATGAAGTCATCATTCCAGAGCCATTCTATGCCAACTATAACGGGTTTGCCACAGCTAGCGGCGTTACCGTAAAGCCTATCACAACCAGTATTGAGAATAATTTTGCATTACCATCCATAGCAGAATTTGAAAAGTTAATCACAGATAAAACCAAAGCCATTCTCATCTGTAATCCAGGAAATCCTACTGGGTATCTTTATACTCAGAAAGAAATGGATCAACTGGCTGCGCTGGTCAAAAAACATGATTTATTCCTTGTGGCAGATGAAGTCTATAGAGAATTTGCCTATGATGGACGTGAGCATTTCTCAGTCTTGAATCAAGCAGGTCTAGAAAACCACGCGATTATGATTGACAGTGTGAGCAAACGCTACAGTATGTGCGGTGCACGAATAGGCTGCATGGTTTCCAAAAATAAGGAAGTGGTAGCTGCAGCAATGAAATTTGCTCAGGCCAGATTAAGCCCACCAACATTTGCCCAAATAGCAGCAGAAGCCGCTCTTGACACCCCACAATCCTATTTTGACGACGTGATACAGGAATATATTGAGCGTCGGGACATTCTTATATCCAGCCTTAAAAAAATCGACGGTGTAGAAGTAGCAAATCCAGGTGGCGCCTTCTATTGTGTCGCTCAGTTACCAGTAGATGATACTGATAAATTTGCTCAATGGCTACTGGAATCTTTTGATTTTGAAGGCGAAACGATAATGGTGGCACCAGCAGCCGGTTTCTATAGCACACCAGGCATGGGTAAAAACCAGATCAGGATCGCATATGTACTCGAGAAAGATTCTTTGGTAAAAGCAGTAAACATCTTGGAGAAAGGACTCAAGGCCTATTTATCGTGA